Proteins from a genomic interval of Gossypium hirsutum isolate 1008001.06 chromosome A09, Gossypium_hirsutum_v2.1, whole genome shotgun sequence:
- the LOC107889098 gene encoding uncharacterized protein At1g51745 isoform X1, whose translation MFFSLMIEHRDCCDIQKPKRVKACHSGDYDECIEKATAAATNSSKKAVKYAQRKYAILHALEIKSENLVEDHCSSARESLTGSYSGKENEDLTDEMSESEDDSDSALELSSPFISFEEPNHINGTKMHSMLVKKTNTPNDSKDDGAERIKRMRGLEDLGMGVESKRKAEAPGLLELVQQDNASLYGSNNGHCLSNGDHSSLIKRKRSQLANVHKFSKRKYHWRPLTKVLASTALVSVPVVSGEVPSSSGLCLMGLSDKKFPGMDFNESGESVYAVINNNNTINNSDNTGISCENCVSNTFEHVADVSQISNTTKDDEIFGIPGILGQLFDVPFVEDKPSADFSPIVVSCPSAIPEVGDLGRRAKIEGHNESGFTRLVAIDTNSTSQRMGEGATDWQLKGKRKMRQISKFHKRGLRKYLHMDDESKHSYGFSRGSDQKVEEQLDGFQDCKSMSQEPRVRGPIVEAKILPGRSMTPRRSLLYHHCHYTVNSRYLMTEFHGITDSTDSSLYDVRIEVKANYWPQHVQLASLVSKVNGKALIGHPLTVEVSSDDCYYGDLTHEVAMECTEVGHLVKQNPGGLISTKHMKMESRFPSHKSAKVKKTGLSSKKTRKLISLNCPKPGVDDWKLVTKKFKGHEIACIAVKLAFSRINEALNNSNTPRH comes from the exons ggactgcTGTGATATTCAAAAGCCTAAGAGGGTGAAGGCTTGTCACAGTGGAGACTATGATGAATGTATCGAGAAAGCAACGGCTGCGGCAACAAATTCTAGCAAGAAAGCAGTGAAATATGCTCAAAGAAAATATGCTATTCTCCATGCTCTTGAGATCAAGAGTGAAAATTTAGTCGAGGATCATTGTAGTTCGGCCCGAGAATCACTTACTGGTTCTTATTCTGGGAAAGAAAATGAGGATTTGACTGATGAAATGAGTGAATCCGAGGATGACTCAGATTCGGCTCTGGAATTATCTAGCCCTTTCATATCCTTTGAAGAGCCAAATCATATTAACGGTACTAAGATGCACTCTATGTTGGTAAAGAAAACAAACACACCAAATGATTCCAAGGATGATGGAGCAGAACGAATCAAGCGAATGAGAGGACTTGAGGATCTAGGCATGGGTGTTGAATCAAAAAGAAAAGCCGAGGCTCCAGGCTTGCTTGAGCTAGTTCAACAAGATAATGCTTCATTATATGGTTCAAACAACGGCCATTGCCTCTCTAACGGAGACCATTCATCATTGATAAAAAGAAAGAGATCACAACTGGCAAATGTTCACAAATTCTCGAAAAGGAAATATCACTGGCGACCATTAACCAAGGTTTTGGCAAGTACAGCTTTGGTGTCGGTTCCTGTTGTTTCTGGTGAAGTTCCAAGTTCAAGTGGTTTGTGCCTTATGGGACTCTCTGACAAGAAGTTTCCAGGAATGGACTTTAATGAATCTGGGGAAAGTGTTTATGCAGTAATTAACAACAACAATACTATTAACAACTCGGATAATACTGGAATTTCATGTGAGAATTGTGTGTCAAATACTTTTGAACATGTTGCTGATGTATCTCAAATTAGTAATACGAcaaaagatgatgaaattttcgGCATACCAGGTATTCTAGGTCAGCTATTTGATGTCCCCTTTGTTGAAGATAAACCATCTGCAG ATTTTTCTCCGATAGTTGTATCATGTCCATCTGCAATACCTGAAGTTGGTGATTTGGGAAGGCGAGCTAAAATTGAAGGACATAATGAATCTGGTTTTACGAGATTAGTTGCTATCGATACAAATAGTACTAGCCAAAGAATGGGGGAAGGTGCCACGGATTGGCAGttaaaaggaaagagaaaaatgAGACAAATAAGTAAATTTCATAAGCGTGGCTTGAGAAAATATTTGCACATGGATGATGAATCAAAACACTCGTATGGGTTTTCTCGGGGTTCTGATCAGAAAGTTGAAGAGCAGCTCGATGGGTTCCAGGACTGTAAGTCTATGTCTCAGGAGCCTCGAGTGAGGGGGCCGATAGTGGAGGCAAAAATACTACCTGGTCGTTCTATGACTCCTCGAAGGTCACTTCTGTACCATCATTGTCACTATACTGTTAACTCCAGATATCTGATGAcagaatttcatggaataactgATTCTACTGATTCATCATTATATGATGTTAGGATCGAGGTGAAAGCTAACTACTGGCCACAGCATGTTCAATTAGCTTCCCTTGTGAGTAAAGTAAATGGGAAAGCCTTAATTGGTCATCCTCTAACGGTTGAGGTTTCAAGTGATGATTGTTACTACGGTGATTTGACTCATGAAGTTGCTATGGAGTGCACCGAAGTTGGTCATTTAGTGAAGCAAAATCCCGGTGGACTAATCTCTACAAAGCATATGAAAATGGAATCACGTTTCCCGTCACATAAATCAGCTAAGGTGAAGAAAACTGGATTATCATCTAAGAAGACTCGGAAATTGATTTCACTGAACTGTCCAAAGCCAGGCGTAGATGACTGGAAACTAGTGACAAAGAAGTTCAAGGGCCATGAAATAGCTTGCATTGCTGTAAAGTTAGCATTCAGTAGGATAAACGAAGCATTGAACAACTCCAACACACCGCGTCATTAA
- the LOC107889098 gene encoding uncharacterized protein At1g51745 isoform X2, whose amino-acid sequence MDCCDIQKPKRVKACHSGDYDECIEKATAAATNSSKKAVKYAQRKYAILHALEIKSENLVEDHCSSARESLTGSYSGKENEDLTDEMSESEDDSDSALELSSPFISFEEPNHINGTKMHSMLVKKTNTPNDSKDDGAERIKRMRGLEDLGMGVESKRKAEAPGLLELVQQDNASLYGSNNGHCLSNGDHSSLIKRKRSQLANVHKFSKRKYHWRPLTKVLASTALVSVPVVSGEVPSSSGLCLMGLSDKKFPGMDFNESGESVYAVINNNNTINNSDNTGISCENCVSNTFEHVADVSQISNTTKDDEIFGIPGILGQLFDVPFVEDKPSADFSPIVVSCPSAIPEVGDLGRRAKIEGHNESGFTRLVAIDTNSTSQRMGEGATDWQLKGKRKMRQISKFHKRGLRKYLHMDDESKHSYGFSRGSDQKVEEQLDGFQDCKSMSQEPRVRGPIVEAKILPGRSMTPRRSLLYHHCHYTVNSRYLMTEFHGITDSTDSSLYDVRIEVKANYWPQHVQLASLVSKVNGKALIGHPLTVEVSSDDCYYGDLTHEVAMECTEVGHLVKQNPGGLISTKHMKMESRFPSHKSAKVKKTGLSSKKTRKLISLNCPKPGVDDWKLVTKKFKGHEIACIAVKLAFSRINEALNNSNTPRH is encoded by the exons ggactgcTGTGATATTCAAAAGCCTAAGAGGGTGAAGGCTTGTCACAGTGGAGACTATGATGAATGTATCGAGAAAGCAACGGCTGCGGCAACAAATTCTAGCAAGAAAGCAGTGAAATATGCTCAAAGAAAATATGCTATTCTCCATGCTCTTGAGATCAAGAGTGAAAATTTAGTCGAGGATCATTGTAGTTCGGCCCGAGAATCACTTACTGGTTCTTATTCTGGGAAAGAAAATGAGGATTTGACTGATGAAATGAGTGAATCCGAGGATGACTCAGATTCGGCTCTGGAATTATCTAGCCCTTTCATATCCTTTGAAGAGCCAAATCATATTAACGGTACTAAGATGCACTCTATGTTGGTAAAGAAAACAAACACACCAAATGATTCCAAGGATGATGGAGCAGAACGAATCAAGCGAATGAGAGGACTTGAGGATCTAGGCATGGGTGTTGAATCAAAAAGAAAAGCCGAGGCTCCAGGCTTGCTTGAGCTAGTTCAACAAGATAATGCTTCATTATATGGTTCAAACAACGGCCATTGCCTCTCTAACGGAGACCATTCATCATTGATAAAAAGAAAGAGATCACAACTGGCAAATGTTCACAAATTCTCGAAAAGGAAATATCACTGGCGACCATTAACCAAGGTTTTGGCAAGTACAGCTTTGGTGTCGGTTCCTGTTGTTTCTGGTGAAGTTCCAAGTTCAAGTGGTTTGTGCCTTATGGGACTCTCTGACAAGAAGTTTCCAGGAATGGACTTTAATGAATCTGGGGAAAGTGTTTATGCAGTAATTAACAACAACAATACTATTAACAACTCGGATAATACTGGAATTTCATGTGAGAATTGTGTGTCAAATACTTTTGAACATGTTGCTGATGTATCTCAAATTAGTAATACGAcaaaagatgatgaaattttcgGCATACCAGGTATTCTAGGTCAGCTATTTGATGTCCCCTTTGTTGAAGATAAACCATCTGCAG ATTTTTCTCCGATAGTTGTATCATGTCCATCTGCAATACCTGAAGTTGGTGATTTGGGAAGGCGAGCTAAAATTGAAGGACATAATGAATCTGGTTTTACGAGATTAGTTGCTATCGATACAAATAGTACTAGCCAAAGAATGGGGGAAGGTGCCACGGATTGGCAGttaaaaggaaagagaaaaatgAGACAAATAAGTAAATTTCATAAGCGTGGCTTGAGAAAATATTTGCACATGGATGATGAATCAAAACACTCGTATGGGTTTTCTCGGGGTTCTGATCAGAAAGTTGAAGAGCAGCTCGATGGGTTCCAGGACTGTAAGTCTATGTCTCAGGAGCCTCGAGTGAGGGGGCCGATAGTGGAGGCAAAAATACTACCTGGTCGTTCTATGACTCCTCGAAGGTCACTTCTGTACCATCATTGTCACTATACTGTTAACTCCAGATATCTGATGAcagaatttcatggaataactgATTCTACTGATTCATCATTATATGATGTTAGGATCGAGGTGAAAGCTAACTACTGGCCACAGCATGTTCAATTAGCTTCCCTTGTGAGTAAAGTAAATGGGAAAGCCTTAATTGGTCATCCTCTAACGGTTGAGGTTTCAAGTGATGATTGTTACTACGGTGATTTGACTCATGAAGTTGCTATGGAGTGCACCGAAGTTGGTCATTTAGTGAAGCAAAATCCCGGTGGACTAATCTCTACAAAGCATATGAAAATGGAATCACGTTTCCCGTCACATAAATCAGCTAAGGTGAAGAAAACTGGATTATCATCTAAGAAGACTCGGAAATTGATTTCACTGAACTGTCCAAAGCCAGGCGTAGATGACTGGAAACTAGTGACAAAGAAGTTCAAGGGCCATGAAATAGCTTGCATTGCTGTAAAGTTAGCATTCAGTAGGATAAACGAAGCATTGAACAACTCCAACACACCGCGTCATTAA
- the LOC107889098 gene encoding uncharacterized protein At1g51745 isoform X3 gives MSESEDDSDSALELSSPFISFEEPNHINGTKMHSMLVKKTNTPNDSKDDGAERIKRMRGLEDLGMGVESKRKAEAPGLLELVQQDNASLYGSNNGHCLSNGDHSSLIKRKRSQLANVHKFSKRKYHWRPLTKVLASTALVSVPVVSGEVPSSSGLCLMGLSDKKFPGMDFNESGESVYAVINNNNTINNSDNTGISCENCVSNTFEHVADVSQISNTTKDDEIFGIPGILGQLFDVPFVEDKPSADFSPIVVSCPSAIPEVGDLGRRAKIEGHNESGFTRLVAIDTNSTSQRMGEGATDWQLKGKRKMRQISKFHKRGLRKYLHMDDESKHSYGFSRGSDQKVEEQLDGFQDCKSMSQEPRVRGPIVEAKILPGRSMTPRRSLLYHHCHYTVNSRYLMTEFHGITDSTDSSLYDVRIEVKANYWPQHVQLASLVSKVNGKALIGHPLTVEVSSDDCYYGDLTHEVAMECTEVGHLVKQNPGGLISTKHMKMESRFPSHKSAKVKKTGLSSKKTRKLISLNCPKPGVDDWKLVTKKFKGHEIACIAVKLAFSRINEALNNSNTPRH, from the exons ATGAGTGAATCCGAGGATGACTCAGATTCGGCTCTGGAATTATCTAGCCCTTTCATATCCTTTGAAGAGCCAAATCATATTAACGGTACTAAGATGCACTCTATGTTGGTAAAGAAAACAAACACACCAAATGATTCCAAGGATGATGGAGCAGAACGAATCAAGCGAATGAGAGGACTTGAGGATCTAGGCATGGGTGTTGAATCAAAAAGAAAAGCCGAGGCTCCAGGCTTGCTTGAGCTAGTTCAACAAGATAATGCTTCATTATATGGTTCAAACAACGGCCATTGCCTCTCTAACGGAGACCATTCATCATTGATAAAAAGAAAGAGATCACAACTGGCAAATGTTCACAAATTCTCGAAAAGGAAATATCACTGGCGACCATTAACCAAGGTTTTGGCAAGTACAGCTTTGGTGTCGGTTCCTGTTGTTTCTGGTGAAGTTCCAAGTTCAAGTGGTTTGTGCCTTATGGGACTCTCTGACAAGAAGTTTCCAGGAATGGACTTTAATGAATCTGGGGAAAGTGTTTATGCAGTAATTAACAACAACAATACTATTAACAACTCGGATAATACTGGAATTTCATGTGAGAATTGTGTGTCAAATACTTTTGAACATGTTGCTGATGTATCTCAAATTAGTAATACGAcaaaagatgatgaaattttcgGCATACCAGGTATTCTAGGTCAGCTATTTGATGTCCCCTTTGTTGAAGATAAACCATCTGCAG ATTTTTCTCCGATAGTTGTATCATGTCCATCTGCAATACCTGAAGTTGGTGATTTGGGAAGGCGAGCTAAAATTGAAGGACATAATGAATCTGGTTTTACGAGATTAGTTGCTATCGATACAAATAGTACTAGCCAAAGAATGGGGGAAGGTGCCACGGATTGGCAGttaaaaggaaagagaaaaatgAGACAAATAAGTAAATTTCATAAGCGTGGCTTGAGAAAATATTTGCACATGGATGATGAATCAAAACACTCGTATGGGTTTTCTCGGGGTTCTGATCAGAAAGTTGAAGAGCAGCTCGATGGGTTCCAGGACTGTAAGTCTATGTCTCAGGAGCCTCGAGTGAGGGGGCCGATAGTGGAGGCAAAAATACTACCTGGTCGTTCTATGACTCCTCGAAGGTCACTTCTGTACCATCATTGTCACTATACTGTTAACTCCAGATATCTGATGAcagaatttcatggaataactgATTCTACTGATTCATCATTATATGATGTTAGGATCGAGGTGAAAGCTAACTACTGGCCACAGCATGTTCAATTAGCTTCCCTTGTGAGTAAAGTAAATGGGAAAGCCTTAATTGGTCATCCTCTAACGGTTGAGGTTTCAAGTGATGATTGTTACTACGGTGATTTGACTCATGAAGTTGCTATGGAGTGCACCGAAGTTGGTCATTTAGTGAAGCAAAATCCCGGTGGACTAATCTCTACAAAGCATATGAAAATGGAATCACGTTTCCCGTCACATAAATCAGCTAAGGTGAAGAAAACTGGATTATCATCTAAGAAGACTCGGAAATTGATTTCACTGAACTGTCCAAAGCCAGGCGTAGATGACTGGAAACTAGTGACAAAGAAGTTCAAGGGCCATGAAATAGCTTGCATTGCTGTAAAGTTAGCATTCAGTAGGATAAACGAAGCATTGAACAACTCCAACACACCGCGTCATTAA